A window from Primulina eburnea isolate SZY01 chromosome 2, ASM2296580v1, whole genome shotgun sequence encodes these proteins:
- the LOC140824526 gene encoding uncharacterized protein gives MSYATEVQIWNNAAFDNGDSEDLTSNRPSWGSLKSTFENPKASFDSVSGKENQGYFLENQISSVSSSLVSPTNTPFKPINTDGALVESRNKGFLRKDDEETKSSRRENGKDIRDDKKIDEEIIEIENEISRLSSRLEALRLVKVEMTLRVSEKRGSRVVPAKFMDQKQRVIAKNAEEKKKIDELSSTNGKSRIQRRGVSLGPSEIVSGVRRGMSMGPSEIFGSTKGKRLGKQEMITPSQSRRKSCFLKLQEIDEEKVVETESVKGSSVSPNSRKVAFKNQVLPRQAVTTIASRKGIKKEDGFISCSIQPKKLFKEAENVVNKKPVKPGRVVASRYNQNNSQASVARKRSLPENDKDYAKRCEKKRSTSAGKSRVEHLGTESRVKKKQWEIPSEIVVHRSLEDDEKSPDSTVVVPNFLPRIRIARCMNESPRDSGPAKRVAELTGKNSYFSNTDGEMETSICQSLNYAEEDQES, from the coding sequence ATGAGTTACGCCACCGAGGTACAGATTTGGAACAACGCTGCGTTTGACAATGGAGATTCTGAAGATTTGACGTCGAATAGACCCTCGTGGGGTTCATTAAAGTCGACTTTTGAGAATCCAAAAGCTTCTTTTGATTCGGTTTCTGGCAAGGAAAATCAAGGTTATTTTCTGGAGAATCAGATCTCCTCTGTTTCTTCTTCTCTGGTGTCGCCGACGAATACGCCCTTTAAGCCAATTAACACAGATGGGGCTTTGGTGGAATCAAGAAATAAAGGATTTTTGAGAAAGGATGATGAAGAAACCAAGTCATCGAGACGTGAAAACGGAAAGGACATTCGGGATGATAAGAAGATTGACGAGGAAATTATAGAGATTGAGAATGAAATTAGTAGGTTGAGTTCAAGATTGGAAGCTTTAAGATTGGTGAAAGTGGAGATGACCCTGCGGGTTTCGGAGAAGAGAGGTAGTAGAGTGGTGCCCGCTAAGTTTATGGATCAGAAACAAAGAGTTATTGCTAAGAATGCAGAAGAGAAGAAAAAGATCGACGAACTTTCATCAACAAATGGAAAATCGAGAATTCAAAGAAGAGGGGTTAGTTTGGGGCCTTCAGAAATTGTGTCTGGAGTTCGAAGGGGGATGAGTATGGGGCCATCCGAGATTTTCGGATCAACAAAAGGGAAGCGATTAGGCAAGCAAGAGATGATCACCCCTTCTCAGAGTAGAAGAAAATCTTGTTTTTTGAAGCTCCAAGAAATAGATGAAGAAAAAGTGGTTGAAACGGAAAGTGTGAAAGGTTCAAGTGTAAGTCCCAATTCAAGAAAAGTTGCATTCAAGAATCAAGTTCTGCCTAGGCAGGCCGTGACCACAATTGCATCCAGAAAGGGTATCAAGAAAGAAGATGGGTTTATCAGTTGTTCAATTCAGCCAAAGAAACTTTTCAAAGAAGCTGAAAATGTGGTAAATAAGAAGCCAGTCAAGCCAGGAAGAGTTGTGGCCAGCCGCTACAATCAGAACAACAGCCAAGCTTCTGTTGCGAGAAAGAGGTCGTTGCCAGAGAATGATAAGGATTATGCTAAACGATGTGAAAAGAAACGCTCGACATCAGCCGGGAAATCTCGGGTAGAGCATTTAGGGACCGAATCTCGAGTTAAGAAGAAGCAGTGGGAAATTCCTAGTGAGATTGTAGTTCATAGAAGTCTTGAAGACGATGAAAAGTCTCCCGACTCCACGGTGGTGGTTCCAAATTTTCTTCCAAGAATCAGAATCGCTCGTTGCATGAACGAGAGCCCTCGGGATTCTGGACCTGCTAAACGGGTGGCTGAATTGACAGGGAAGAACTCATATTTCTCTAATACTGATGGGGAGATGGAGACATCAATATGTCAATCCCTGAATTACGCAGAAGAAGATCAAGAAAGTTAA
- the LOC140824028 gene encoding uncharacterized protein, producing MGPYQPDMLEYPGTKFGSQNRRFQKKWFQKFYWLEYSPSTNKAYCFYCFLFLNDVNSSNISALVNEGFDNWKRVNQGKTCVFLAHIGSAASSPHTMCERRAKNLMRPSQHIDKVLHAQSKEEKEKNRLCLSTSIVAVRWLALQGCAFRGNDESLSSSNRGNFLELVKAFAKMNIEIDEVVLENAPKNAQYIAPEIQKEILHMMANRVRQMVREEIGDKYFCILVDEARDISKREQMAIILKFVNNHGILTERFFAIKSVSDTTSMNLKNEISNVLVHHDLHVKKIRGQRYDGASNMRGAWNGLQALFLKDCSYAYYVHCFAHRLQLTLVSAAKDVSVIWEFFSHLDNIVNIVTSSTKRIAELHTSQKNEIEYMLSIGERDSGSGANQIGNLQRAGATHWSSYYDSVKSLIGMHTATCKVFEVRGIYRNMTSFEFVFILHLMHKIMRTTDTLCQILQRKSQDILTAITFVTTTKTCLQEFRECG from the coding sequence ATGGGGCCTTATCAACCAGATATGTTGGAGTATCCAGGTACAAAATTTGGAAGCCAGAATCGTCGTTTTCAGAAAAAATGGTTTCAGAAATTTTATTGGTTGGAGTATTCGccttcaacaaataaggcatattgtttctattgttttcttttcctgAATGATGTTAATTCATCTAATATCTCGGCATTGGTCAATGAAGGATTTGACAATTGGAAAAGGGTAAACCAAGGAAAAACATGTGTTTTTCTTGCCCATATTGGTTCTGCAGCTTCTTCGCCTCATACTATGTGTGAGAGAAGGGCTAAAAATTTGATGAGGCCCTCACAACATATTGATAAAGTGTTGCATGCACAATCTAAAgaggaaaaagagaaaaatcgTCTGTGTTTGAGCACCTCAATTGTAGCTGTTCGTTGGCTAGCACTTCAAGGTTGTGCTTTTAGAGGTAACGATGAATCTCTATCTTCATCTAATCGtggaaattttcttgaattggtGAAGGCTTTTGCAAAAATGAATATAGAAATTGATGAAGTTGTGCTTGAGAATGCTCCAAAAAATGCCCAATATATCGCTCCAGAAATTCAGAAAGAGATTTTACATATGATGGCCAATAGAGTACGACAGATGGTTCGTGAAGAAATTGGAGATAAATACTTTTGTATTCTTGTTGATGAAGCCCGAGATATATCTAAACGAGAGCAAATGGCCATTATATTGAAGTTTGTGAACAATCATGGTATTTTGACAGAAAGATTTTTTGCCATCAAAAGTGTTAGTGACACTACCTCAATGAATTTGAAAAATGAGATATCAAATGTTCTTGTTCATCATGATCTCCATGTTAAGAAAATCAGAGGCCAAAGATATGATGGTGCTAGCAATATGCGTGGAGCGTGGAATGGACTTCAAGcattatttctcaaagattgttCCTATGCATACTATGTCCACTGTTTTGCACATCGTTTACAACTGACATTGGTTTCTGCAGCTAAGGATGTTAGTGTTATTTGGGAATTCTTTTCTCATTTGGACAATATTGTTAATATTGTCACTTCTTCTACTAAGCGCATTGCTGAATTACATACTTCacaaaaaaatgaaattgagtATATGTTGTCAATTGGAGAACGTGATTCTGGAAGTGGTGCAAACCAGATTGGTAATTTGCAACGAGCAGGAGCTACTCATTGGAGTTCTTACTATGATTCGGTAAAAAGCTTGATAGGTATGCACACTGCAACTTGCAAAGTTTTTGAAGTTCGGGGGATTTACAGAAACATGACAAGCTTTGAATTTGTGTTTATTTTGCACTTAAtgcataaaattatgagaacaaCAGATACTCTTTGTCAaattcttcaaagaaaatctcAAGACATTTTGACTGCTATCACATTTGTCACTACTACCAAAACTTGCCTTCAAGAATTTAGAGAATGTGGGTGA
- the LOC140824029 gene encoding uncharacterized protein: protein MNRVWMAVTVAAVNTHTDQGQKLRSGLNSLNQAKNRFLSGGTEAAADIRPLAGMLNSVSGGFMHGEEEKRRQKDESFRQVMYLNCWGQN, encoded by the coding sequence ATGAACAGAGTCTGGATGGCGGTTACCGTAGCGGCGGTGAACACCCACACCGATCAAGGCCAGAAGCTGAGATCCGGCCTTAACTCCCTCAACCAAGCCAAGAACCGCTTCCTCTCCGGAGGAACAGAAGCAGCTGCGGATATCCGCCCGTTGGCCGGGATGTTGAATTCCGTTTCAGGAGGATTCATGCACGGCGAGGAAGAAAAGAGGAGGCAGAAGGACGAGTCTTTTCGCCAGGTCATGTACCTGAACTGCTGGGGTCAGAATTGA